A genomic segment from Carassius auratus strain Wakin unplaced genomic scaffold, ASM336829v1 scaf_tig00033074, whole genome shotgun sequence encodes:
- the LOC113081070 gene encoding ephrin type-B receptor 1, with protein MGCPTLPGSPGMKIYIDPFTYEDPNEAVREFAKEIDVSTVKIEEVIGAGEFGEVYKGRLKLPGKREIYVAIKTLKAGYSEKQRRDFLSEASIMGQFDHPNIIRLEGVVTKSRPVMIVTEFMENGALDSFLRQNDGQFTVIQLVGMLRGIAAGMKYLSEMNYVHRDLAARNILVNSNLVCKVSDFGLSRYLQEDTSDPTYTSSLGGKIPVRWTSPEAIAYRKFTSASDVWSYGIVMWEVMSFGERPYWDMSNQDVINAIEQDYRLPPPMDCPTALHQLMLDCWQKDRNTRPRFTDIVSTLDKLIRNPTSLKAVASIPTIPSQPLLDRSIPDFTTFSSVEDWLAAVKMSQYRDNFLNSGFTSLQLVTQMTSEDLLRIGVTLAGHQKKILNSIQSMHLQMSQCQTGTELA; from the exons ATGTCTCCACTGTCAAGATTGAAGAAGTTATTGGGGCAG GTGAGTTCGGGGAGGTGTATAAAGGTAGACTGAAACTGCCTGGAAAACGAGAGATCTACGTTGCTATCAAAACACTGAAAGCAGGCTATTCTGAGAAGCAGAGGCGCGACTTCCTGTCCGAGGCATCAATCATGGGGCAGTTTGACCACCCCAACATCATCCGCCTGGAGGGTGTGGTCACCAAGAGCCGACCTGTCATGATCGTCACAGAGTTTATGGAGAACGGGGCACTTGACTCTTTCCTTAGG CAAAATGATGGGCAGTTCACAGTGATCCAGCTGGTGGGGATGTTAAGGGGAATTGCTGCAGGCATGAAGTACCTGTCGGAGATGAATTACGTCCACCGAGACCTGGCTGCCCGCAACATCCTGGTTAACAGCAACCTCGTCTGCAAGGTGTCGGACTTCGGCCTGTCCCGTTATCTGCAGGAAGACACCTCTGACCCCACCTACACCAGCTCACTG GGTGGAAAGATCCCTGTGAGATGGACTTCGCCAGAAGCCATCGCATACAGGAAGTTCACTTCTGCTAGTGACGTCTGGAGTTACGGTATCGTCATGTGGGAGGTGATGTCTTTCGGGGAGAGGCCCTACTGGGACATGAGCAACCAAGAT gtGATCAACGCTATAGAGCAGGATTACAGGCTGCCGCCCCCCATGGATTGTCCCACTGCTCTCCACCAGCTGATGCTCGACTGCTGGCAGAAAGATCGGAACACTCGGCCACGCTTCACGGATATCGTCAGTACGCTTGACAAACTCATCCGTAATCCCACCAGCCTTAAAGCAGTTGCCAGTATACCCACTAT TCCGTCCCAACCGTTGTTGGACAGGTCCATCCCAGACTTCACCACCTTTAGTTCTGTAGAGGATTGGCTGGCTGCTGTCAAGATGTCTCAATACAGAGACAACTTCCTCAACTCTGGCTTCACATCCCTACAGCTGGTCACCCAGATGACTTCAGA GGACCTGCTGAGGATAGGTGTGACTCTAGCCGGCCATCAGAAGAAAATCCTCAACAGCATTCAGTCCATGCACCTGCAGATGTCCCAGTGTCAGACGGGCACAGAGCTGGCATGA